A genome region from Leptospiraceae bacterium includes the following:
- a CDS encoding glycogen/starch/alpha-glucan phosphorylase, with protein sequence MNKNHEKLWELMEREQVINKANLEKAFAHHLEYTVGKHRHNTTKQDIYEALSFTVRDAIVDRLGETQYNYRIKNPKRVYYLSLEFLIGRTLSNALINLGLQDVMEEVIKDFGFNLNEIMEYEPDAGLGNGGLGRLAACFMDSLSTLNLPGYGYGIRYEYGIFNQQIENGSQIEKPDAWLQQSGNPWEITRHEVVYPVHFYGHVETKIDPTGKLMSVWIPQETILAEAHDYSVPGYNTTTVNNLRLWVAKASEEFNFDYFNHGDYLKAVEDKQRTENISKVLYPNDTTEQGKILRLKQQYFMVASSLLDIINRYKRFNTDFVKFPDEVAIQLNDTHPSIAIPELMRILMDEEKLDWNVAWDITTKVFAYTNHTVLPEALETWKVSLIEFLLPRHAQIINEINHRFLNEARDSGKLNDHEIMQVSVFQEGPDKLLRMANLAIIGSHSLNGVAALHSELLKTLVFPGFFKLWPEKFNNKTNGITQRRFLLKANPQLSKLIASKIGEGFATDLKQLRGIEAFATDPEFESEWRRIKRENKERLSKIIQHDTGIIVDVNSIFDVQIKRFHEYKRQLLNILHVIGLYIRIQENPYKEVVPRTFIFAGKAAPGYYMAKLIIRFINAVASVVNNDPKVNGRLKIVFLPNYRVSLAENIFPASDLSEQISTAGTEASGTGNMKFALNGALTIGTLDGANVEIMEEVGEENIYIFGLKAHEVLDLKSKGYHPGQYIEKSSELQRILTLIKENFFSMSNANLFRPIYDNLVHQDNYLLMADFDSYSACQKIVSNEFKDQDLWTKKSILNVARIGKFSSDRTIQEYAEQIWNVKPVEVKSPTLKYTINK encoded by the coding sequence ATGAACAAAAATCATGAAAAACTTTGGGAGCTCATGGAACGTGAGCAGGTTATCAATAAAGCAAATCTAGAAAAAGCATTTGCACATCATTTAGAATACACAGTTGGAAAACATCGTCATAATACTACAAAACAAGACATTTATGAGGCACTTAGTTTTACAGTTCGCGATGCAATCGTAGATAGATTAGGTGAAACTCAATACAATTACAGAATAAAAAATCCTAAGAGAGTTTATTATTTATCTCTTGAATTTCTAATCGGAAGGACACTTTCAAATGCTCTTATCAACTTAGGTTTACAAGACGTTATGGAAGAAGTGATAAAAGACTTCGGATTTAATTTAAATGAAATAATGGAATACGAACCAGATGCAGGATTAGGCAACGGCGGTTTAGGTCGTTTAGCGGCTTGTTTTATGGACTCCCTATCTACTTTAAATTTACCAGGTTATGGATACGGAATTCGTTACGAATACGGTATATTTAACCAACAAATTGAAAATGGATCTCAAATTGAAAAACCAGATGCATGGTTACAACAAAGTGGAAATCCATGGGAAATTACCCGTCATGAAGTGGTATACCCCGTTCATTTTTATGGACATGTTGAAACTAAAATCGATCCAACTGGGAAACTCATGTCTGTTTGGATTCCACAAGAAACTATTTTAGCGGAAGCACATGATTATTCTGTTCCGGGTTATAATACAACTACAGTCAATAATTTACGACTTTGGGTAGCAAAGGCATCAGAGGAATTCAATTTTGATTATTTCAACCACGGCGATTATCTAAAAGCAGTTGAGGACAAACAAAGGACAGAAAATATTTCCAAAGTACTGTATCCAAATGATACAACCGAACAAGGAAAAATTCTAAGACTGAAACAACAATATTTTATGGTAGCTTCTAGCCTTCTAGATATTATCAACCGCTATAAACGTTTTAATACTGACTTTGTGAAATTTCCTGATGAAGTAGCTATTCAATTAAATGACACACATCCAAGCATTGCGATTCCAGAATTAATGCGTATCTTAATGGATGAAGAAAAATTAGATTGGAACGTAGCTTGGGATATCACTACAAAAGTATTTGCTTATACAAACCACACAGTATTACCCGAGGCATTGGAAACATGGAAGGTAAGTCTTATTGAGTTTTTATTACCAAGACATGCGCAAATTATTAACGAGATAAACCATCGTTTTCTCAATGAAGCTCGTGATTCCGGAAAATTAAATGACCATGAAATAATGCAAGTATCTGTTTTTCAGGAAGGTCCAGATAAATTACTACGGATGGCAAATTTAGCAATAATCGGAAGTCATAGTTTAAATGGTGTAGCCGCACTTCACTCTGAACTTTTAAAAACATTAGTCTTTCCAGGATTTTTCAAATTATGGCCAGAAAAATTTAACAATAAAACAAATGGAATAACGCAGAGACGGTTTTTGCTGAAGGCAAATCCACAACTTTCCAAATTAATCGCAAGCAAAATTGGAGAAGGTTTTGCTACTGACTTAAAACAATTAAGAGGCATTGAGGCGTTTGCGACTGATCCAGAATTTGAATCTGAATGGAGACGAATTAAAAGAGAAAATAAAGAAAGGTTATCTAAAATAATCCAACACGACACTGGAATTATTGTAGACGTTAACTCTATATTTGATGTTCAAATAAAAAGGTTTCATGAATATAAAAGACAACTATTGAATATCCTACATGTAATTGGACTTTATATTAGAATCCAAGAAAATCCATACAAGGAAGTAGTCCCTAGAACATTTATTTTTGCAGGGAAAGCAGCTCCAGGATATTATATGGCAAAACTAATCATTCGTTTTATTAACGCAGTTGCATCCGTAGTAAACAATGATCCAAAAGTAAACGGTAGATTAAAAATTGTTTTTTTACCTAATTACAGAGTATCACTGGCAGAAAATATTTTTCCAGCGAGTGATCTTTCTGAACAAATTTCTACCGCAGGAACGGAAGCAAGTGGAACAGGGAACATGAAGTTTGCGTTAAATGGTGCTCTAACTATAGGGACTTTAGACGGTGCAAACGTCGAAATTATGGAAGAAGTAGGCGAAGAGAATATTTATATATTTGGATTAAAAGCCCATGAAGTATTAGATTTAAAATCAAAAGGTTATCATCCAGGACAATATATAGAAAAAAGCAGCGAACTACAAAGAATTCTGACACTTATCAAAGAAAACTTTTTTTCAATGTCCAATGCAAATTTATTCCGGCCAATTTACGATAATTTAGTTCACCAAGACAATTATTTACTCATGGCAGATTTTGACTCTTATTCTGCCTGTCAGAAAATTGTTTCGAATGAATTTAAAGATCAAGATTTATGGACAAAAAAATCCATATTGAACGTAGCAAGGATTGGAAAATTTTCTTCTGATCGTACGATACAAGAGTATGCAGAACAAATTTGGAATGTGAAACCAGTAGAAGTGAAAAGCCCAACATTAAAATATACGATTAACAAATAA
- a CDS encoding tetratricopeptide repeat protein — MLEMLKEINEYIDKRETEGNLDKAINKLLELKASNPDMDIICGKLSSAYFYKGLFETANPKKQELYYEHGVNYGKEAITMNPKAIYGNFWYASNVGMLGLCRGMMASLSSIDPMKRSYEIVLKENENFFFGGPHRALGRIFHQAPGWPISVGNKTKALQHLEKAVELGPDFFNNRLYLAEIYIDIGQKNKAKEQLEWMLKRDPKPEHRVEDIGYKEKGIEILNKYF; from the coding sequence ATGTTAGAGATGTTGAAAGAAATAAACGAATACATTGACAAAAGGGAAACTGAGGGTAATTTAGATAAGGCGATTAACAAACTTTTAGAACTAAAAGCAAGTAATCCAGATATGGATATCATCTGCGGAAAATTATCCAGTGCTTATTTTTATAAAGGTCTTTTTGAGACAGCTAATCCAAAAAAACAAGAGCTGTATTATGAGCATGGTGTGAATTATGGGAAAGAAGCTATTACCATGAATCCAAAAGCTATTTACGGTAATTTCTGGTATGCCTCCAATGTAGGTATGTTAGGATTGTGTCGTGGAATGATGGCATCGCTTTCTTCAATAGATCCGATGAAAAGAAGTTACGAAATTGTATTAAAAGAAAATGAGAACTTTTTCTTTGGTGGACCTCATCGTGCACTCGGAAGAATATTCCATCAAGCTCCGGGCTGGCCTATTTCGGTTGGAAATAAAACTAAAGCATTACAGCATTTAGAAAAAGCTGTAGAATTAGGACCTGATTTTTTTAACAACAGGCTCTATTTGGCTGAAATTTATATCGATATAGGACAAAAAAACAAAGCGAAAGAACAACTCGAGTGGATGTTAAAACGCGATCCTAAACCAGAGCATAGAGTAGAAGACATTGGATACAAAGAAAAAGGAATTGAAATTCTAAATAAATACTTCTAG
- a CDS encoding response regulator: MTKSKGYFICVDDEISVLETLREQLLQRFGETHYIEIADSAESALALIDEIHESGEVIELIISDQVMPNMKGDKFLEQIHKKLPDAIKILLTGQAGLDSAIRAINHGGLSRYVEKPWNIEFLSEDINELTTKFRQNLENLHMLNELNKKILELEKENQTLKSSLED, from the coding sequence ATGACTAAATCTAAAGGTTATTTTATATGTGTCGATGATGAAATATCGGTTCTCGAAACACTTCGGGAGCAGTTATTACAACGATTTGGAGAAACTCATTATATTGAGATTGCGGATAGTGCAGAGAGTGCACTCGCTTTAATTGACGAAATCCATGAAAGTGGAGAAGTAATTGAATTAATTATTTCTGATCAAGTTATGCCTAATATGAAAGGTGATAAATTCCTGGAACAAATTCACAAAAAACTTCCGGATGCAATCAAAATTCTACTTACTGGGCAAGCAGGTCTTGATTCTGCAATACGAGCAATCAATCATGGTGGACTCAGTCGTTATGTGGAAAAACCTTGGAATATCGAATTCTTGAGCGAGGATATAAATGAACTTACGACAAAATTCAGACAAAATCTGGAGAACCTACATATGCTCAACGAACTTAATAAAAAAATCCTCGAACTTGAAAAAGAAAATCAAACACTTAAATCCTCCCTTGAAGATTAG
- a CDS encoding HEAT repeat domain-containing protein produces MKISLLLILILPLSLFSDSSRSGETPGSDKTESKIGTTKNPLDLDDSVESIKDVERSDTASRKKSKKHSLTPEQIKKKKEIIEKVLKFGSNKERKEAMRELSHLSTEGLEDLVKIVSETLANDNDNGIKVSCLRTLADLEVKTESQNIIEALKNKSDDVKDAAIHAIQKLKIEEASTELDALLKTQDFTKSSTMVASTINTLSDLESGKNSSEFLENKFRDKTTSMDLRSSIALYFGKIKDNKAESALIEIATDESEDVTLRSYSVNSLGKMNSPRSVSELRSMLAKINESKSKSDIKKYSGLKLYVISALIVLGDKDILKDLIVYAKDDDPAVRLRAIKQLGEVPDSTVIELMEYKAQRDPNRKVQELAKKILEEWKQKGVTESKGQIKSATPTPPNSSSPAPVVDKNGNFYIPNR; encoded by the coding sequence TTGAAGATTAGTCTTCTTTTAATTCTTATTCTTCCCCTTAGCTTATTTTCGGACTCTTCTAGATCAGGAGAAACTCCCGGCTCAGATAAAACAGAATCTAAAATAGGCACAACAAAAAATCCTCTGGACTTAGATGATTCCGTCGAATCCATAAAAGACGTAGAACGCTCCGATACAGCTTCCAGAAAGAAATCAAAAAAACACAGTCTTACTCCGGAACAAATAAAAAAGAAAAAAGAAATCATCGAAAAAGTATTAAAATTCGGATCCAATAAAGAACGAAAAGAGGCTATGCGTGAGTTATCCCACCTTTCAACCGAAGGGTTAGAAGATTTAGTAAAGATTGTATCAGAAACTCTTGCAAACGATAACGATAATGGAATTAAAGTATCCTGTTTACGAACTCTTGCTGACTTAGAAGTTAAAACTGAATCTCAAAATATTATTGAAGCATTAAAAAATAAATCAGACGATGTAAAAGATGCGGCGATCCACGCCATTCAAAAACTAAAAATTGAAGAAGCTTCAACAGAATTGGATGCACTTTTGAAAACGCAAGATTTTACAAAAAGTAGCACTATGGTTGCATCGACGATTAATACACTATCGGATTTAGAATCTGGAAAAAACAGCTCTGAGTTCTTAGAAAATAAATTCAGAGATAAAACTACAAGTATGGATCTACGTTCTAGCATTGCACTTTATTTTGGAAAAATTAAAGACAATAAAGCTGAATCGGCTCTCATTGAAATTGCAACAGACGAATCTGAAGATGTAACTTTAAGATCCTATTCAGTGAATTCATTAGGAAAAATGAATTCACCACGCTCAGTTTCCGAACTTAGATCAATGTTAGCCAAAATAAATGAATCCAAAAGTAAATCTGATATAAAAAAATACTCAGGTCTAAAACTGTATGTAATTAGTGCATTGATTGTTCTTGGAGATAAAGATATTCTAAAAGATTTAATCGTATATGCAAAAGATGATGACCCAGCAGTGAGGCTAAGAGCGATTAAACAACTAGGCGAAGTTCCAGACTCTACTGTCATTGAACTAATGGAATATAAAGCACAGAGAGATCCAAATAGAAAAGTACAAGAATTAGCAAAGAAAATTCTTGAGGAATGGAAACAAAAAGGCGTAACCGAATCAAAGGGGCAAATAAAAAGTGCTACCCCTACTCCTCCAAACTCTTCATCCCCTGCTCCTGTTGTGGATAAAAATGGAAACTTTTACATTCCTAATCGATAG
- a CDS encoding acyl-CoA desaturase, which yields MNTKSKPLTKEEIENFGKELEVIRSEIQAKVGQEDADHIRKVQATYRYNEIVGRLLIHFSMDPVTFALGTSMLGISKIINNMEIGHNVMHGQYDWMNDPDFNSNTFEWDIVSDSAQWKFYHNYMHHTYTNVVGKDHDYGYHFTRLSDEQPWKPVHLFQSIANFFLAFNFEWGVGGHGYKVEYLEKPKKQRTKKSMKEYRDVFYKKAELQLFKDYIVFPLLGGFMAPKIFLGNLLANTMRNLWTYSIIFCGHFTENAETFTPKDIENETRAEWYLRQLKGSSNLEGSKMFYLLSGHLSHQIEHHMFPDIPANRYEEIAPRLKALCEEYGQHYNTGSFVKQFASVWKRIFAFSLPDPYADKIMAA from the coding sequence ATGAATACAAAAAGTAAACCACTAACAAAAGAAGAAATTGAAAATTTTGGAAAAGAGCTAGAAGTAATACGTTCTGAAATTCAAGCAAAAGTAGGACAAGAAGATGCCGACCATATTCGAAAAGTGCAAGCAACGTATCGTTATAATGAAATCGTTGGGCGACTTTTGATTCATTTTAGTATGGATCCTGTCACATTTGCTTTAGGAACAAGTATGCTTGGAATTTCTAAAATTATAAATAATATGGAAATTGGTCATAATGTGATGCATGGTCAGTATGATTGGATGAATGATCCTGACTTTAATTCCAATACATTTGAATGGGATATAGTTTCTGATTCGGCGCAATGGAAATTCTATCATAATTATATGCATCATACGTACACTAACGTTGTTGGTAAAGACCATGATTATGGATACCACTTTACAAGACTTTCAGATGAACAACCTTGGAAACCAGTTCATTTATTTCAATCCATTGCCAATTTTTTTCTCGCGTTTAATTTTGAATGGGGAGTAGGCGGTCATGGTTACAAAGTAGAATACTTAGAAAAACCTAAAAAACAAAGAACAAAAAAGTCTATGAAAGAGTATAGAGATGTATTTTATAAAAAAGCTGAACTCCAACTTTTTAAGGATTACATAGTGTTTCCTCTGCTTGGTGGATTTATGGCGCCAAAGATTTTTCTCGGAAACCTGCTTGCGAATACTATGCGTAATCTTTGGACATATTCTATTATTTTTTGTGGTCATTTTACTGAGAACGCAGAGACATTTACTCCTAAAGATATTGAAAATGAAACCAGAGCTGAATGGTATTTACGTCAGTTAAAAGGTTCCTCTAATTTGGAAGGAAGTAAAATGTTCTATTTATTAAGTGGACATTTGAGTCATCAAATAGAACATCATATGTTTCCTGATATTCCAGCAAATCGTTATGAGGAAATTGCTCCACGACTAAAGGCTCTTTGTGAAGAGTATGGACAACATTACAATACTGGAAGTTTTGTTAAACAGTTTGCGTCCGTATGGAAAAGGATATTTGCTTTTTCTCTCCCTGACCCTTACGCAGATAAAATAATGGCAGCTTAA
- a CDS encoding iron-sulfur cluster-binding domain-containing protein — MKTFPLKYNKTSEYLDYFNPKDWFNFLLEEIDPSFSISRTKAKIISIHLETEDTKTLVLQVNRGRLSFQSGQYLPVTVEINGKRITRYYSISSAPFEKTIRITVKRQNQGLVSNFVHETLRLGDFVELGIPQGSFILPKKLPSKFLFVVGGSGITPVYSILKTLQNQNYQGKIKLLYFSRTKKDIIFYSELNSLQVKNPLIDVEFILTDEYLPGFRNGFFSEEMLKELVPDFSERISYLCGPGSLQEQVKSIIPDEKLISENFQPFLKTRERKQGKQVEVILSKSHKTLLLNGSKSLLEELEENGVYPQSGCRMGICHTCACTKKSGIVTNLQEGSQSESGEETIQLCLSLAEENLELDL, encoded by the coding sequence ATGAAAACTTTTCCATTAAAATATAATAAAACTTCAGAATATCTTGATTATTTCAATCCTAAGGACTGGTTTAACTTCCTATTAGAGGAAATTGATCCAAGTTTTTCCATTTCTAGGACTAAAGCTAAAATAATCAGTATCCATTTAGAAACCGAAGATACTAAAACACTTGTTCTCCAAGTGAACAGGGGTAGACTCAGTTTTCAGTCAGGTCAATACTTGCCCGTTACTGTCGAAATCAACGGAAAGAGGATTACTAGATATTATTCGATATCTTCTGCGCCGTTCGAAAAAACCATTCGAATTACGGTCAAACGCCAGAATCAAGGTTTAGTATCAAATTTTGTACATGAAACTTTGCGCTTGGGTGATTTTGTTGAACTTGGAATACCGCAGGGGAGTTTTATTCTTCCAAAAAAATTACCATCCAAATTCTTATTTGTAGTCGGGGGGAGTGGGATTACTCCGGTTTATTCTATTTTAAAAACTCTTCAGAATCAAAACTACCAAGGAAAGATAAAACTCCTCTATTTTTCTCGAACAAAAAAGGATATTATCTTTTACTCTGAGCTGAATTCATTGCAGGTTAAAAATCCATTGATCGATGTAGAATTTATTTTGACAGATGAGTATTTGCCAGGATTTCGAAATGGATTTTTTTCAGAGGAAATGCTGAAGGAACTAGTTCCTGATTTTTCGGAAAGAATTTCTTATCTTTGTGGTCCCGGAAGTCTCCAAGAGCAGGTAAAGAGTATTATCCCTGATGAAAAATTAATTTCCGAAAATTTTCAACCTTTTTTAAAAACAAGAGAACGAAAACAAGGAAAACAAGTGGAAGTAATTCTTAGTAAATCTCACAAAACTTTACTCTTAAATGGAAGTAAAAGTCTTTTAGAAGAATTAGAGGAAAACGGAGTGTATCCGCAAAGTGGATGTCGTATGGGAATTTGCCATACTTGTGCGTGTACAAAAAAAAGTGGAATTGTGACAAACTTACAAGAAGGTTCACAGTCCGAATCAGGTGAAGAAACCATTCAACTCTGCTTAAGTCTTGCAGAAGAAAATTTAGAATTAGACTTATAA
- the fabR gene encoding HTH-type transcriptional repressor FabR gives MKLNQRYQQKLRTRTTLIQSALKLMGEDKSLGSLSLREVAGEAGIVPAAFYRHFKDIEELGLALVDDMSVKLRVILRDARKKGAYKTALQVSISLFFNYIKTNRLLFRFITREQVGGSKRIRQAIRNEMSFIASELASDMKRPGMPYSKLEFISEFIVATAFTLAGTYLDCDPKDLEAEKKLKIKSINQLRLIFKGALGGKRSPKKV, from the coding sequence ATGAAATTAAACCAAAGATACCAACAAAAGCTGAGAACTCGAACTACTCTTATTCAATCTGCCCTAAAACTGATGGGGGAAGATAAAAGTTTAGGCTCATTAAGCCTTAGAGAAGTCGCGGGAGAAGCTGGAATTGTGCCAGCCGCATTCTATCGACATTTTAAAGATATTGAAGAATTGGGTCTTGCACTAGTAGACGATATGAGCGTCAAATTACGTGTTATCCTACGAGACGCCAGAAAAAAAGGAGCCTATAAAACTGCTCTCCAAGTTTCGATTTCCTTATTTTTTAATTATATAAAAACTAACCGTCTATTATTTCGTTTCATTACGCGTGAACAAGTAGGCGGAAGTAAGCGCATAAGACAAGCTATACGCAATGAAATGTCCTTTATTGCATCTGAACTAGCTTCCGATATGAAACGTCCAGGGATGCCTTATTCAAAATTAGAGTTTATTTCTGAATTTATTGTAGCAACAGCCTTTACACTTGCAGGGACCTACTTAGATTGTGACCCCAAAGATTTGGAAGCAGAAAAAAAACTGAAAATAAAAAGTATAAATCAACTACGTCTAATCTTCAAAGGTGCGTTAGGTGGAAAACGTAGTCCCAAAAAAGTCTAA
- a CDS encoding replication-associated recombination protein A, which translates to MNENLFLSSYEPLASKVRPISLEEVVGQSQTVQVLKKLKRPVSMILYGPPGSGKTTLAKILSKNWKLNYKHLSAISVGVKEVKELIVEAKKQGSILMFLDEIHRFSTSQQDSLLEAVESGVIILIAATTENPAFRINRPLLSRCQIYKLIPLSDEELLKILDRGLIAENAKIKLEMDSRREIVRASGGDARRLLGILEALHTIEPDDGVWSFEKVVTYLSSQVFNYDRNKENHYDFISAFIKSVRGSDPDAALYYLACMLAGGEDPIFIMRRLIILASEDVGNASVQALPLAVNALVALEKIGMPEGRILLSQVTAFLASCPKSNASYLAIDAAIDFVRKNGVNVTIPNHLRNAPTFLHKKEGASEDYHYPHDSLDHFIEENYFPEELKNSPPQFYFPTSQGTDKNLRDRLKSLWEKSGKKKYD; encoded by the coding sequence TTGAATGAAAATCTATTTCTTAGTAGTTACGAACCATTAGCCTCCAAAGTAAGACCCATTAGTTTAGAAGAGGTTGTTGGGCAGTCACAAACGGTTCAAGTTTTAAAAAAATTAAAACGTCCTGTTTCCATGATTTTATATGGTCCTCCCGGATCAGGCAAAACTACATTGGCCAAAATTTTAAGTAAAAATTGGAAGTTAAATTATAAACACCTTAGTGCCATTTCGGTAGGTGTAAAAGAAGTGAAGGAATTAATTGTAGAAGCGAAAAAACAAGGGAGTATTCTTATGTTTTTAGATGAGATTCATCGTTTTTCTACTTCTCAGCAAGACAGTTTATTAGAAGCTGTGGAGTCAGGAGTAATAATTCTAATTGCGGCTACTACGGAGAATCCCGCGTTTCGTATAAATCGACCTTTATTATCAAGGTGTCAAATATACAAATTAATTCCACTCTCCGATGAAGAATTATTAAAAATTTTAGATAGAGGGCTAATTGCAGAAAACGCAAAAATAAAACTAGAAATGGATTCTCGAAGGGAAATCGTAAGAGCAAGTGGAGGGGATGCGAGACGACTCCTTGGGATTTTAGAAGCTCTCCATACTATAGAGCCTGACGATGGTGTTTGGAGTTTTGAAAAAGTAGTTACTTATTTATCCTCTCAAGTTTTTAATTATGATAGAAATAAGGAAAATCATTACGACTTTATCTCTGCATTTATAAAGTCAGTTCGCGGCTCTGATCCAGATGCGGCTCTATATTATTTAGCATGTATGTTAGCTGGTGGAGAAGATCCTATATTTATTATGAGGAGATTAATTATATTAGCCTCTGAAGATGTAGGAAATGCTTCTGTGCAGGCTTTACCTCTTGCGGTGAATGCTTTAGTTGCTTTGGAAAAAATCGGTATGCCGGAGGGAAGAATTTTACTCAGCCAAGTGACAGCTTTTCTGGCTAGTTGTCCTAAATCAAATGCTTCCTACTTAGCGATAGATGCGGCTATAGATTTTGTTCGTAAAAATGGCGTAAACGTAACTATACCGAATCATCTAAGAAATGCTCCGACTTTTCTACATAAAAAAGAAGGAGCATCAGAAGATTATCATTATCCACATGATAGTCTGGATCATTTTATTGAAGAAAATTATTTTCCAGAAGAATTAAAAAATTCTCCGCCACAATTTTATTTTCCTACATCGCAAGGAACTGATAAAAATTTGAGAGATAGATTAAAATCTCTTTGGGAAAAGTCAGGGAAAAAGAAATATGATTAG